A genomic window from Lycium barbarum isolate Lr01 chromosome 4, ASM1917538v2, whole genome shotgun sequence includes:
- the LOC132634881 gene encoding probable E3 ubiquitin-protein ligase RHB1A yields MGNCCCCCCASKGVELNGSPSFYRYPTVPEEREPLSSHHVTAAAFSSAALLVDTNLDTSSPDTYRPPPMPMPYETYAGRPRTPPGNPDGIKNEAAVQEINIETGGALNLADAAEAVDKDKEESEGNVQTDIQLDTIKELEDELEKSEELKKPKLPVSLPPQEECPICLEEYDAENPKMSTKCEHQFHLSCILEWMERSDTCPVCDQETVFNPAIDE; encoded by the exons ATGGGTAATTGTTGCTGTTGCTGTTGTGCTTCAAAAGGAGTGGAATTGAACGGTTCACCCTCATTCTACCGT TATCCTACAGTGCCGGAAGAGCGCGAACCATTGTCATCTCATCATGTCACAGCTGCAGCATTCTCCTCTGCGGCGCTTTTGGTTGATACAAATCTGGACACCTCAAGTCCTGACACTTACAGACCACCTCCAATGCCGATGCCTTATGAAACATATGCGGGAAGGCCCAGGACTCCACCAGGTAATCCAGATGGCATCAAGAACGAGGCAGCAGTTCAGGAAATAAACATTGAAACTGGTGGAGCACTGAACTTAGCAGATGCTGCTGAAGCTGTGGACAAGGATAAGGAGGAGTCTGAAGGCAACGTGCAAACAGATATCCAGCTTGATACAATAAAGGAGTTGGAAGATGAACTTGAGAAGTCCGAGGAACTCAAAAAACCCAAACTACCTGTATCCTTACCACCGCAAGAAGAATGTCCCATCTGTCTTGAAG AATATGATGCTGAGAATCCAAAAATGAGCACAAAATGCGAGCATCAGTTTCATCTTTCATGCATTCTTGAATGGATGGAGAGAAGTGACACGTGCCCCGTCTGTGATCAG GAAACGGTTTTTAATCCTGCAATTGATGAATAG
- the LOC132634880 gene encoding uncharacterized protein LOC132634880, translating to MLETQLCPARVLSPFREESGDEELSVLPRHTKVIVTGNNRTKSVLLGLQGVVKKAVGLGGWHWLVLKNGVEVKLQRNALSVLEPPTGDEEDDDYDFDNSSSGSDIVEKETHHFATGVEYRKVSKPRVRYTRPWALSGPPKTMSRGNCREVEPNYLQPRLNLAKLGTGSLWRYWRNFNLAHISPNPTKEQLLSTVQQHFSSQRVDEVQVVVEFIRAAKRLRSTDTH from the exons ATGCTGGAGACTCAACTATGTCCTGCTCGGGTGTTATCACCTTTCCGCGAAGAGAGTGGTGATGAGGAACTGTCTGTACTTCCAAGGCATACCAAAGTTATTGTGACCGGAAACAACAGAACCAAGAGCGTTTTGCTGGGACTTCAGGGAGTTGTCAAGAAGGCTGTTGGGCTTGGTGGTTGGCATTGGTTG GTTTTGAAAAATGGGGTTGAAGTCAAACTACAAAGAAATGCATTGAGTGTGCTAGAACCTCCCACGGGAGATGAAGAAGACGATGATTATGACTTTGACAACTCAAGCAGTGGTTCAGACATTGTTGAAAAAGAAACCCATCACTTTG CCACTGGTGTCGAATACAGAAAAGTGAGCAAGCCTAGAGTTCGTTATACAAGGCCATGGGCCTTATCTGGACCACCAAAGACAATGAGCCGTGGCAATTGCAGAGAAGTTGAACCTAACTATTTGCAACCG AGGTTGAACTTGGCAAAACTAGGAACTGGTTCATTATGGAGGTACTGGCGAAACTTCAACCTT GCACATATTAGCCCTAACCCAACGAAGGAACAACTGCTTAGTACAGTGCAGCAGCACTTCTCGTCACAG CGTGTCGATGAGGTACAAGTGGTGGTGGAATTTATCCGTGCGGCCAAGCGATTAAGATCAACTGACACACATTGA